The Lycium barbarum isolate Lr01 chromosome 10, ASM1917538v2, whole genome shotgun sequence genome includes a region encoding these proteins:
- the LOC132614693 gene encoding uncharacterized protein LOC132614693: MENTQQYFSSINCEIQIIRARNIEQSSLGKSNLFVRCYLPTGNNHRVKLNSQEISSNSDVFWDETFSLDCMGNQDSINMMKQGTIVFELRSRKYIPLLGKNIVGSQLLGKAEIPWKRVFESTEMEIEEWAIFMATSKNNEDVKPPAVKIAMKLKVNEAIKVKKNDKLRRSWDESCSCKGYCGCNSSSIFSADDYDIFALGAALDAL; this comes from the coding sequence ATGGAGAACACTCAACAATATTTCTCATCTATTAATTGTGaaatacagatcataagagcaaGAAACATAGAGCAAAGTTCTTTAGGAAAAAGCAACTTGTTTGTTAGATGCTATCTTCCAACAGGAAACAACCATAGAGTTAAGCTAAACAGCCAAGAAATCTCATCAAACTCAGACGTATTTTGGGATGAAACTTTCTCATTGGATTGCATGGGAAATCAAGACTCCATTAATATGATGAAGCAAGGTACAATAGTCTTCGAGCTCCGGTCAAGAAAATATATTCCACTTCTTGGGAAAAATATTGTTGGATCACAACTGCTGGGCAAAGCTGAAATTCCATGGAAAAGAGTATTTGAGTCAACAGAAATGGAGATAGAGGAGTGGGCAATATTCATGGCGACTTCTAAGAACAATGAAGATGTGAAACCTCCAGCAGTGAAGATAGCAATGAAACTTAAAGTAAATGAGGCAATTAAAGTCAAGAAAAATGATAAATTGAGAAGATCATGGGATGAGTCATGTTCTTGCAAGGGTTATTGTGGGTGCAACAGTAGTAGTATTTTCAGTGCTGATGATTATGACATATTTGCACTTGGAGCTGCTTTAGATGCCCTTTAG